The proteins below are encoded in one region of Mangifera indica cultivar Alphonso chromosome 7, CATAS_Mindica_2.1, whole genome shotgun sequence:
- the LOC123221285 gene encoding ubiquitin-conjugating enzyme E2 2-like, whose product MSTPAKKRLMRDFKRLQQDPPAGISGAPQENNIMLWNAVIFGPDDTPWDGGTFKLTLQFTEDYPNKPPTVRFVSRMFHPNIYADGSICLDILQNQWSPIYDVAAILTSIQSLLCDPNPNSPANSEAARMFSENKREYNRRVREIVEQSWTAD is encoded by the exons ATGTCCACACCGGCAAAGAAGAGGCTGATGAGAGACTTCAAGCGGCTCCAACAGGATCCACCCGCCGGTATTAGTGGGGCCCCTCAAGAAAACAACATCATGCTCTGGAATGCCGTCATTTTTGG GCCTGATGATACACCGTGGGATGGAG GTACGTTCAAGTTGACTCTGCAATTTACTGAGGATTATCCGAATAAACCTCCAACAGTTCGGTTTGTCTCGCGGATGTTTCATCCAAATA TCTATGCAGACGGAAGCATTTGcttagatattttacaaaatcAATGGAGTCCTATATACGATGTTGCTGCTATTCTGACATCGATCCAg TCACTGCTGTGTGATCCAAATCCAAACTCTCCTGCAAACTCGGAAGCGGCTCGCATGTTTAGTGAGAACAAGCGAGAATATAACCGAAGAGTGCGTGAGATAGTGGAGCAGAGCTGGACTGCTGACTAA